The genome window GAAGTGCTCTTTCATCGCCCCCTGGTTGTCGGGGGGCTCCTCTTGGTCACCGGCCTGCTCCTTTTTGTCGCCGAACGTTTTCGTTCCTCTGGCCGCAAGCGCCTGACCCTGGCCGACAGCCTCATCACCGGCCTTGCCCAGGGGATTGCGGTCCTTCCCGGTATTTCGCGTTCCGGCGCGACGATTGCCGCCTTGATGCTGCGCGGGGTCGAGGGGCAGACCGCCGCGCGATTCTCCTTTTTGCTTGCCCTGCCGGCAGTCGGCGGCGCGGCACTGGTTTCGCTCAAGGACGTTGAACATCTGCCCCAGGGCGAAATCGGCATCTATCTCGCCGGGGCCGGCATATCGTGTCTGGTCGGATTGATCTGTATTCACGCCCTTCTCGGGATTATCCGCAAAAA of Deltaproteobacteria bacterium HGW-Deltaproteobacteria-4 contains these proteins:
- a CDS encoding UDP-diphosphatase, which gives rise to MTLSEGLLLGVLQGLTEFLPVSSSGHLALAQQLMPGFEQPGLLFDVALHLGTLVAVIIYFRQDLKQLLTAPFRHDIKAVQERRYLRLLIVGSIPTAIIGLTLKDTVEVLFHRPLVVGGLLLVTGLLLFVAERFRSSGRKRLTLADSLITGLAQGIAVLPGISRSGATIAALMLRGVEGQTAARFSFLLALPAVGGAALVSLKDVEHLPQGEIGIYLAGAGISCLVGLICIHALLGIIRKKRLYYFSLYCWLVGGAALYYFQ